A genomic window from Pseudonocardia broussonetiae includes:
- a CDS encoding glycosyltransferase family 2 protein encodes MQIGVVTWGAPGDGFAHLPGPLVVVTAEGASVPGAQVVAVGEELARAAAVNRGVAALPAGVDGVLVLDPRAAPGPGALDALLDAAARHPRAGALGPLLRGTDGAVLPSAGALPTAADLRRSRIPTGAPRRTAPVGWVAAECVLLRRAALESVDGFDPRHLGPLDAVDLGARLGRAGWLAVHVPGAEVVVGPGPATGMLEPVDRGLRRYARDRRR; translated from the coding sequence GTGCAGATCGGCGTCGTCACGTGGGGAGCGCCCGGCGACGGGTTCGCGCACCTCCCCGGCCCGCTCGTCGTCGTCACCGCGGAGGGGGCGTCGGTGCCCGGGGCGCAGGTCGTCGCGGTCGGCGAGGAGCTCGCGCGGGCGGCGGCGGTGAACCGCGGGGTCGCGGCGCTGCCGGCGGGCGTCGACGGGGTGCTGGTCCTCGACCCCCGCGCCGCACCCGGCCCCGGGGCGCTCGACGCCCTGCTCGACGCGGCCGCGCGCCACCCCCGCGCCGGCGCGCTCGGGCCGCTCCTGCGCGGCACCGACGGCGCCGTGCTGCCCTCGGCCGGAGCCCTGCCCACCGCCGCCGACCTGCGCCGGAGCCGGATCCCGACGGGCGCGCCCCGGCGCACCGCGCCGGTCGGCTGGGTGGCCGCGGAGTGCGTGCTGCTGCGGCGCGCGGCGCTGGAGTCCGTCGACGGGTTCGACCCGCGCCACCTCGGCCCGCTCGACGCCGTCGACCTCGGCGCGCGGCTGGGCCGGGCCGGCTGGCTGGCCGTGCACGTGCCTGGGGCGGAGGTCGTCGTCGGGCCCGGTCCGGCGACCGGCATGCTGGAGCCCGTCGATCGCGGCCTGCGCCGGTACGCGCGGGACCGGAGGAGGTAG
- a CDS encoding metallopeptidase family protein, with protein MTTARRTLRRSPRRRDRRGRGLRGLLYPTTTPAARTRAEKFDALVLEALEPIELRWGSELTDLDLAVDDVPEVERTSPDEVAWAAGTLADAGVPLAQLVPAGVDPDGLPSRARIVVYRRPLEARAKGGADLADLLHEVLVEQVAEYLNIEPDAVDGGAE; from the coding sequence ATGACCACCGCACGACGGACGCTGCGCCGGTCCCCGCGCCGGCGGGACCGCCGGGGGCGCGGCCTGCGGGGGCTGCTGTACCCCACCACCACGCCGGCCGCCCGCACGCGCGCCGAGAAGTTCGACGCGCTGGTGCTGGAGGCGCTGGAGCCGATCGAGCTGCGCTGGGGGTCGGAGCTGACCGACCTGGACCTCGCCGTCGACGACGTGCCGGAGGTCGAGCGCACCTCGCCGGACGAGGTCGCCTGGGCCGCGGGCACGCTGGCCGACGCGGGCGTGCCGCTCGCGCAGCTGGTGCCGGCCGGGGTCGACCCCGACGGGCTGCCGTCGCGGGCCCGGATCGTCGTCTACCGGCGCCCGCTGGAGGCCCGCGCCAAGGGCGGGGCCGATCTCGCCGACCTGCTGCACGAGGTGCTCGTGGAGCAGGTGGCGGAGTACCTCAACATCGAGCCCGACGCCGTGGACGGCGGGGCGGAGTAG
- a CDS encoding glycosyltransferase gives MAEQFSLLLPVWAGDRADFLTEAFRSSVQDQTRRPDHVVIVRDGPVPAPLEAAIARLAAESPVPVDVLELDRNDGLGPALDAGLEACAHDVVARMDADDISLPHRFAVQLPIIESGVDLVGSGLQEFGDDPDEVVGLRTPPVDADDIAVRARFVDPFNHPTVVYRRDLVRAVGGYSDFALMEDYLLWAKMLVAGARVANVAEPLVKYRVGAGAYARRGGLGQLRAELAVQRRFRELGFTSRGQFARNVVVRGGYRLVPESLRRMAYRRVIATYRG, from the coding sequence GTGGCCGAGCAGTTCTCGCTGTTGTTGCCGGTCTGGGCCGGTGACCGGGCCGATTTCCTCACCGAGGCGTTCCGGTCGAGCGTGCAGGACCAGACCCGCCGGCCCGACCACGTCGTCATCGTGCGTGACGGTCCGGTGCCGGCGCCGCTGGAGGCGGCGATCGCGCGGCTGGCCGCGGAGAGCCCGGTGCCCGTCGACGTCCTGGAGCTCGACCGCAACGACGGCCTGGGCCCCGCGCTGGACGCCGGGCTCGAGGCCTGCGCGCACGACGTCGTCGCGCGGATGGACGCCGACGACATCTCGCTGCCGCACCGGTTCGCCGTCCAGCTGCCGATCATCGAGTCGGGCGTCGACCTGGTCGGCTCGGGGCTGCAGGAGTTCGGCGACGACCCGGACGAGGTCGTCGGGCTGCGCACCCCGCCCGTCGACGCCGACGACATCGCGGTCCGCGCCCGCTTCGTCGACCCGTTCAACCACCCCACCGTCGTCTACCGCCGCGACCTGGTGCGCGCCGTCGGCGGCTACAGCGACTTCGCGCTGATGGAGGACTACCTGCTCTGGGCGAAGATGCTCGTCGCGGGCGCGCGGGTGGCCAACGTGGCGGAGCCGCTCGTCAAGTACCGGGTGGGCGCGGGCGCCTACGCGCGGCGCGGCGGGCTGGGCCAGCTGCGCGCCGAGCTCGCGGTGCAGCGCCGCTTCCGGGAGCTGGGCTTCACCTCGCGCGGGCAGTTCGCCCGCAACGTCGTCGTGCGCGGCGGGTACCGGCTGGTGCCGGAGTCGCTCCGCCGAATGGCCTACCGGAGGGTGATCGCTACCTACAGAGGGTGA
- a CDS encoding sugar phosphate nucleotidyltransferase, with the protein MGSDPMHDVEAVVLVGGKGTRLRPLTLSAPKPMLPTAGVPFLAHLLSRIRASGVRHVVLGTSYLAETFSDHFGDGAALGLDLTYVVEDEPLGTGGGIRNVAGHLSAEHVLVFNGDVLAGTDLTAVVGTHRRTAADVTLHLVRVPDPRAFGCVPTDADGRVTAFLEKTPDPPTDQINAGCYVFRREVIDSIPAGRAVSVERETFPGLLAQGRRVSGHVDSAYWRDMGTPADLVHGSADLVRGIAPSDALPGPVGDALVLEGAQVDPSAKVSGGSTVGRRARVGAGASVEGSMLFDGAVVGAGAVVVDSVVGAGACVADGAVVVDTVLGDRAVVTGGCELRGGARVWPDAQVSGIRFSPDA; encoded by the coding sequence ATGGGTTCCGACCCGATGCACGACGTCGAGGCCGTGGTGCTGGTGGGCGGCAAGGGCACCCGCCTGCGCCCGCTCACGCTGTCCGCGCCCAAGCCGATGCTGCCGACGGCCGGGGTCCCGTTCCTCGCGCACCTGCTCTCGCGGATCCGGGCGTCCGGGGTGCGGCACGTCGTGCTGGGCACCTCCTACCTCGCCGAGACCTTCTCCGACCACTTCGGCGACGGCGCCGCGCTCGGCCTGGACCTCACCTACGTCGTCGAGGACGAGCCGCTGGGCACCGGCGGCGGCATCCGCAACGTCGCCGGGCACCTGAGCGCCGAGCACGTCCTGGTGTTCAACGGCGACGTCCTCGCGGGCACCGACCTCACCGCCGTCGTCGGCACCCACCGGCGCACCGCGGCCGACGTCACCCTGCACCTCGTGCGCGTGCCCGACCCGCGCGCGTTCGGCTGCGTGCCGACCGACGCCGACGGCCGCGTCACCGCCTTCCTGGAGAAGACGCCCGACCCGCCGACCGACCAGATCAACGCCGGTTGCTACGTCTTCCGTCGCGAGGTCATCGACTCGATCCCGGCCGGGCGCGCGGTGTCGGTGGAGCGCGAGACGTTCCCCGGGCTGCTCGCGCAGGGGCGCCGGGTGTCCGGGCACGTCGACTCCGCCTACTGGCGCGACATGGGCACCCCCGCCGACCTGGTGCACGGCTCGGCCGACCTCGTCCGCGGCATCGCCCCCTCCGACGCGCTCCCCGGACCCGTCGGCGACGCGCTGGTGCTCGAGGGCGCGCAGGTCGACCCGTCGGCGAAGGTGTCGGGCGGGTCCACCGTCGGGCGCCGCGCGCGGGTCGGCGCCGGTGCGTCGGTCGAGGGCTCGATGCTGTTCGACGGGGCGGTCGTCGGGGCGGGGGCGGTCGTCGTCGACTCCGTGGTCGGGGCCGGGGCCTGCGTGGCGGACGGCGCGGTCGTCGTCGACACGGTGCTGGGCGACCGCGCGGTCGTCACCGGCGGCTGCGAGCTGCGCGGCGGGGCCCGGGTGTGGCCCGACGCGCAGGTCAGCGGCATCCGCTTCTCCCCGGATGCCTGA
- a CDS encoding coenzyme F420-0:L-glutamate ligase — protein sequence MPEREVSDHAAHDGITVRPVRGLPEFRPGDDLAAALAAAAPWITDGDVVVVTSKVFSKVEGRLVTAPTDPAERDALRRELIDAETERVVARRGPTSIVVGKLGIVQAAAGIDGSNVRRDELALLPSDPDASASRLRSELRALLGVEVAVVVTDTLGRSWRIGQTDLAIGSAGIAVLHGYDGQRDDQGNELLVTQVAMADELAAAADLAKGKLGGVPVAVVRGMTPVDDGSTARDLVRPVADDMFWLGTNEAIARGRSEAVLLRRSTRDFADTPVDLAAVRRAVGVAQTAPAPHHSTPFRFGVVRERRDELLDAMARRWREHLAADGRPDEEVSRRMSRGDLLRRAPELVLAFRTGDGMHTYPDAARRLGERTMFTVAGGAAVQSLLVALAAEGLASCWVGSTIFAPDVVRTVLDLPPDWQPLGAIAVGHPLAPLEPRPARDGELVEW from the coding sequence GTGCCTGAGCGCGAGGTGTCCGACCACGCCGCGCACGACGGCATCACCGTCCGGCCCGTCCGCGGGCTGCCCGAGTTCCGCCCCGGTGACGACCTCGCCGCCGCGCTCGCCGCGGCCGCGCCGTGGATCACCGACGGGGACGTCGTCGTCGTCACCAGCAAGGTGTTCTCGAAGGTCGAGGGCCGGCTCGTCACCGCGCCCACCGACCCCGCCGAGCGCGACGCCCTGCGCCGCGAGCTGATCGACGCCGAGACCGAGCGGGTGGTCGCGCGCCGCGGCCCGACGTCGATCGTCGTCGGCAAGCTCGGGATCGTGCAGGCCGCGGCCGGCATCGACGGCTCCAACGTGCGGCGCGACGAGCTCGCGCTGCTGCCGTCGGACCCCGACGCCAGCGCGTCGCGGCTGCGGTCGGAGCTGCGCGCGCTGCTCGGCGTCGAGGTGGCCGTGGTCGTCACCGACACCCTGGGGCGGTCGTGGCGGATCGGGCAGACCGACCTCGCCATCGGCTCGGCCGGGATCGCCGTGCTGCACGGCTACGACGGGCAGCGCGACGACCAGGGCAACGAGCTGCTCGTCACGCAGGTGGCGATGGCCGACGAGCTGGCCGCGGCCGCCGACCTCGCGAAGGGCAAGCTCGGCGGCGTGCCGGTCGCGGTGGTGCGGGGGATGACACCGGTCGACGACGGGTCGACCGCGCGCGACCTCGTGCGCCCGGTCGCCGACGACATGTTCTGGCTCGGCACGAACGAGGCGATCGCGCGCGGGCGGTCCGAGGCGGTGCTGCTGCGCCGCAGCACCCGCGACTTCGCCGACACCCCCGTCGACCTCGCCGCGGTGCGCCGGGCGGTCGGCGTCGCGCAGACCGCGCCCGCGCCGCACCACAGCACGCCGTTCCGGTTCGGGGTGGTGCGCGAGCGCCGCGACGAGCTGCTCGACGCGATGGCCCGCCGCTGGCGCGAGCACCTCGCCGCCGACGGGCGTCCCGACGAGGAGGTGTCGCGGCGGATGTCGCGCGGCGACCTGCTGCGCCGCGCCCCCGAGCTCGTCCTCGCCTTCCGCACCGGCGACGGCATGCACACCTACCCCGACGCCGCGCGCCGCCTCGGCGAGCGCACGATGTTCACCGTCGCGGGCGGGGCGGCGGTGCAGTCGCTGCTCGTCGCCCTGGCGGCGGAGGGGCTGGCGTCCTGCTGGGTCGGGTCGACGATCTTCGCGCCCGACGTCGTGCGCACCGTCCTCGACCTCCCGCCCGATTGGCAGCCGCTCGGCGCGATCGCCGTCGGGCACCCGCTCGCGCCGCTGGAGCCGCGGCCGGCGCGCGACGGGGAGCTCGTCGAGTGGTAG
- a CDS encoding maleylpyruvate isomerase family mycothiol-dependent enzyme, with protein MNDAHEIHEAVVAERRGQVALYSSLDERQWSAPSLCAGWTVHQLLAHTTMPFRYSLPRVVLEVVRARGDFDRMADRRARADAARLAPAVLLESLRAHVDHPWAPPGGGPLGALSHDVIHGLDAAVALGREQHVSRERVVAVLAGLGPKHLASFGTDLDGVALEATDADWTRGAGAPVRGRAQDLLLAVCGRPVPAGRLEGAGAARFAPGHIAR; from the coding sequence GTGAACGATGCACACGAGATCCACGAGGCCGTCGTCGCGGAGCGCCGCGGGCAGGTCGCGCTGTACTCCTCGCTCGACGAGCGGCAGTGGTCCGCACCGAGCCTGTGCGCGGGCTGGACCGTCCACCAGCTCCTCGCGCACACCACCATGCCGTTCCGCTACTCGCTGCCGAGGGTGGTGCTGGAGGTCGTCAGGGCGCGCGGCGACTTCGACCGCATGGCCGACCGCCGCGCCCGCGCCGACGCCGCCCGGCTGGCGCCCGCGGTGCTGCTGGAGTCGTTGCGCGCCCACGTCGACCACCCGTGGGCGCCGCCGGGCGGGGGCCCGCTGGGGGCTCTGTCGCACGACGTCATCCACGGGCTCGACGCCGCGGTCGCGCTGGGCCGGGAGCAGCACGTGTCGCGGGAGCGGGTGGTCGCGGTGCTCGCCGGGCTGGGCCCGAAGCACCTCGCGTCGTTCGGGACCGACCTCGACGGCGTCGCGCTGGAGGCGACCGACGCCGACTGGACCCGCGGCGCGGGCGCACCGGTCCGCGGCCGCGCCCAGGACCTGCTGCTGGCCGTCTGCGGGCGCCCGGTGCCCGCCGGGCGGCTCGAGGGCGCCGGCGCGGCGCGGTTCGCGCCCGGTCACATCGCGCGGTAG
- a CDS encoding DUF3499 domain-containing protein yields the protein MRRCSRTGCTELAVATLTYVYADSTAVVGPLATQAEPHSYDLCNRHAHRLTAPRGWEVVRFEGEFAPPQHSSDDLTALAEAVREAGRADRPVEHAPVAGTGRRGHLRVLPGPSES from the coding sequence GTGAGGCGGTGTTCACGGACCGGGTGCACCGAGCTCGCGGTGGCCACGCTCACCTACGTCTACGCCGACTCCACGGCCGTCGTCGGGCCGCTCGCCACGCAGGCCGAGCCGCACTCCTACGACCTGTGCAACCGGCACGCCCACCGCCTCACCGCCCCCCGGGGCTGGGAGGTCGTGCGGTTCGAGGGCGAGTTCGCCCCGCCGCAGCACTCCAGCGACGACCTCACGGCGCTCGCCGAGGCCGTCCGCGAGGCGGGCCGGGCCGACCGCCCCGTCGAGCACGCCCCGGTCGCGGGCACCGGCCGCCGCGGTCACCTGCGCGTCCTGCCGGGGCCGTCCGAGTCCTGA
- a CDS encoding endonuclease domain-containing protein, translated as MLTRPFLGSVAIARGLLTPGLLRGPRFRRLFPDVYVRSDVEVDLALLSEAAFVLTRGRGVLGGWSAAEVLGASCGPLGAPAEIVVPGRRRARPGLVVREEVLPDDEVVEVDGMLATIPLRAAFDLGRRPPLVEAVVAVDALARVGRFAPRDLVAFGYGHLGARGSRLLAAAVARADARSGSPMETRIRMALVDGGLPAPVLQHVVGPYELDLAHPDFLLAVEYDGRDHLTQERAMRDLARQAHLSRLGWDVLRSTAADVLLRPRSVAARVRSELVRRGAPAA; from the coding sequence GTGCTGACCCGACCCTTCCTCGGTTCCGTCGCGATCGCGCGGGGCCTGCTGACGCCCGGACTCCTCCGCGGGCCGCGCTTCCGGCGCCTGTTCCCCGACGTCTACGTCCGCTCCGACGTCGAGGTCGACCTCGCCCTGCTGTCGGAGGCCGCGTTCGTCCTCACCCGCGGGCGGGGCGTGCTCGGCGGGTGGTCGGCGGCCGAGGTGCTCGGTGCCTCGTGCGGTCCGCTCGGCGCGCCGGCCGAGATCGTGGTGCCGGGCCGGCGGCGCGCGCGCCCGGGGCTGGTGGTCCGCGAGGAGGTGCTGCCCGATGACGAAGTCGTCGAGGTGGACGGGATGCTCGCCACGATCCCGCTCCGCGCGGCGTTCGACCTCGGCCGCAGGCCACCGCTCGTCGAGGCGGTGGTGGCGGTCGACGCGCTGGCGCGGGTGGGGCGGTTCGCGCCGCGCGACCTCGTCGCCTTCGGCTACGGGCACCTCGGCGCGCGGGGATCGCGGTTGCTCGCGGCGGCGGTCGCGCGGGCCGATGCGCGGTCGGGCTCACCGATGGAGACCCGCATCCGCATGGCGCTGGTCGACGGCGGCCTGCCCGCGCCGGTGCTGCAGCACGTCGTCGGCCCGTACGAGCTCGACCTCGCCCATCCCGACTTCCTGCTCGCCGTCGAGTACGACGGTCGCGACCACCTGACCCAGGAGCGGGCGATGCGGGACCTCGCGCGACAGGCGCACCTCTCGCGCCTGGGCTGGGACGTCCTCCGCTCCACCGCGGCCGACGTCCTGCTGCGGCCGCGGTCGGTGGCGGCCCGGGTGCGCTCGGAACTCGTGCGCCGAGGAGCCCCCGCCGCGTGA
- the cofD gene encoding 2-phospho-L-lactate transferase, translated as MKVTVLVGGVGGARFLVGVRAAYPEAEITAVVNVGDDIWLHGLRICPDLDTCMYTLGGGIDPERGWGHAGETWSVRDELAAYGADPDWFGLGDKDTATHLVRSRMLRAGYPLSDVTAALCHRWQPGVTLLPVTDDRVETHVVVDDPATGPKAQKAIHFQEWWIRHKGELPAHRFASIGADEATILPAARDAITGADVVLMAPSNPVVSIGTLLEVPGARVALAATPAKVVGVSPIIGGRPLRGMADRCLTAIGVDTTAEAVGRHYGARTTGGVLDGWLVHSGETADVPGVAVRSVPLLMSSTEATAQMARDAVELAGA; from the coding sequence GTGAAGGTCACCGTGCTGGTCGGCGGGGTCGGCGGCGCCCGGTTCCTCGTCGGGGTCCGGGCCGCGTACCCCGAGGCCGAGATCACCGCCGTCGTCAACGTCGGCGACGACATCTGGCTGCACGGGCTGCGCATCTGTCCGGACCTCGACACGTGCATGTACACCCTCGGCGGGGGCATCGACCCCGAGCGCGGGTGGGGGCACGCGGGGGAGACGTGGTCGGTGCGCGACGAGCTCGCCGCCTACGGGGCCGACCCCGACTGGTTCGGCCTGGGCGACAAGGACACCGCCACGCACCTCGTCCGCTCGCGGATGCTGCGCGCGGGCTACCCGCTCTCCGACGTCACCGCGGCGCTGTGCCACCGCTGGCAGCCCGGCGTCACGCTGCTGCCGGTCACCGACGACCGCGTCGAGACCCACGTCGTCGTCGACGACCCGGCCACCGGCCCGAAGGCGCAGAAGGCCATCCACTTCCAGGAGTGGTGGATCCGGCACAAGGGCGAGCTGCCCGCGCACCGGTTCGCCAGCATCGGGGCCGACGAGGCCACGATCCTGCCCGCCGCCCGCGACGCGATCACCGGCGCCGACGTCGTGCTGATGGCGCCGTCGAACCCCGTCGTCAGCATCGGCACGCTGCTGGAGGTGCCCGGGGCCCGCGTGGCGCTGGCGGCGACGCCCGCGAAGGTCGTCGGCGTCTCCCCGATCATCGGTGGCCGCCCGCTGCGCGGCATGGCCGACCGCTGCCTCACCGCGATCGGCGTCGACACCACGGCCGAGGCCGTCGGCCGCCACTACGGCGCCCGCACGACCGGGGGCGTCCTCGACGGCTGGCTGGTGCACTCCGGCGAGACGGCCGACGTGCCCGGCGTCGCGGTCCGGTCGGTGCCGCTGCTGATGTCGAGCACCGAGGCGACCGCGCAGATGGCGCGCGACGCGGTGGAGCTGGCGGGTGCCTGA
- a CDS encoding WhiB family transcriptional regulator produces the protein MNIVAGVLGEGTFEAGAGIVGLLPDRLSGPFTVIDGGAEEAPEWQERALCAQTDPEAFFPEKGGSTREAKRICGGCDVRAECLDYALAHDERFGIWGGLSERERRRLRRGELGAVI, from the coding sequence ATGAACATCGTTGCAGGGGTCCTGGGCGAGGGAACGTTCGAGGCCGGTGCCGGGATCGTGGGCTTGCTACCCGACCGTCTCTCCGGGCCGTTCACCGTGATCGACGGCGGTGCGGAGGAGGCCCCCGAGTGGCAGGAGCGGGCGCTCTGCGCCCAGACCGACCCCGAGGCCTTCTTCCCGGAGAAGGGCGGCTCCACCCGCGAGGCCAAGCGCATCTGCGGCGGCTGCGACGTGCGGGCCGAGTGCCTGGACTACGCGCTCGCGCACGACGAGCGCTTCGGGATCTGGGGCGGGCTGTCCGAGCGCGAGCGCCGTCGGCTGCGCCGCGGCGAGCTCGGCGCCGTCATCTGA
- a CDS encoding NUDIX hydrolase, protein MVAAAMAAAELRGWEPEGSDQRGLKHALLAFLAARPDACERSCEPGHLTASALLLDAPGTHTLLTLHPRVGKWIQLGGHCEPGDDSLVAAALREATEESGIEGLTIDPVPLHVDVHPITCSLGVPTHHLDVRFLVRAPVGAVERISDESDDLRWWPVDALPTDSPTVREMVAAARRRLVPA, encoded by the coding sequence GTGGTAGCCGCCGCGATGGCCGCCGCCGAGCTGCGCGGGTGGGAGCCCGAGGGCTCCGACCAGCGCGGCCTCAAGCACGCCCTGCTCGCGTTCCTGGCCGCTCGCCCCGACGCGTGCGAGCGGTCGTGCGAGCCGGGGCACCTCACCGCGTCGGCGCTGCTGCTCGACGCCCCCGGCACCCACACCCTGTTGACGCTGCACCCGCGCGTCGGCAAGTGGATCCAGCTCGGCGGGCACTGCGAGCCCGGCGACGACTCACTGGTCGCGGCGGCGCTGCGGGAGGCCACCGAGGAGTCGGGGATCGAGGGGCTGACGATCGACCCGGTGCCGCTGCACGTCGACGTCCACCCGATCACCTGCTCGCTGGGCGTCCCCACCCACCACCTCGACGTCCGGTTCCTGGTGCGCGCCCCGGTCGGTGCGGTCGAGCGGATCAGCGACGAGTCCGACGACCTGCGCTGGTGGCCGGTCGACGCCCTCCCCACCGACAGCCCCACGGTCCGGGAGATGGTGGCGGCGGCACGGCGGCGGCTGGTGCCGGCCTGA
- a CDS encoding DNA-3-methyladenine glycosylase family protein, giving the protein MPEHLAREWAPDFPLDLAGVLAPLRRGAGDPTFQRAGEGIWRVGTTPDGPATTVLRRLPDGAVRALAWGAGAQWALDGLPALLGADDRPEEFVAHHPLVADAHRRLPGLRFGSSRRVWDQLVPAVLEQKVTGTEARRSWRELCRRFGDPAPGPVPAGMRVPPTPAQIRAVPDWEWHRAGVDSARRRAILACAAVAHRLEKAAELGGHEGRELLRRVPGIGVWTAAEVAQRAWGDPDAVSFGDFHIPTVVGWALLGRPLDDAGMLDVLAPYVPQRQRAVRYVEVSGFRRPRFGPRFSPRDYRAM; this is encoded by the coding sequence ATGCCTGAGCACCTCGCGAGGGAGTGGGCGCCGGACTTCCCGCTCGACCTCGCCGGCGTCCTCGCCCCGCTGCGCCGCGGCGCGGGCGACCCGACGTTCCAGCGGGCCGGCGAGGGGATCTGGCGGGTCGGCACCACGCCCGACGGCCCGGCGACGACGGTCCTGCGCCGCCTGCCCGACGGTGCGGTGCGCGCGCTGGCCTGGGGCGCGGGCGCGCAGTGGGCGCTCGACGGGCTGCCCGCGCTGCTCGGCGCCGACGACCGGCCCGAGGAGTTCGTGGCGCACCACCCGCTCGTCGCCGACGCCCACCGGCGGCTGCCCGGGCTGCGTTTCGGCAGCTCGCGGCGGGTGTGGGACCAGCTGGTGCCGGCGGTGCTGGAGCAGAAGGTCACCGGCACCGAGGCGCGGCGGTCGTGGCGCGAGCTGTGCCGGCGCTTCGGCGACCCGGCGCCCGGTCCCGTCCCCGCCGGCATGCGCGTGCCGCCCACCCCGGCCCAGATCCGGGCCGTGCCCGACTGGGAGTGGCACCGCGCCGGCGTCGACTCGGCGCGGCGGCGCGCGATCCTGGCCTGCGCGGCGGTCGCGCACCGGCTGGAGAAGGCCGCCGAGCTGGGCGGGCACGAGGGCCGCGAGCTGCTGCGCCGCGTCCCCGGCATCGGCGTCTGGACCGCCGCCGAGGTGGCCCAGCGCGCCTGGGGCGACCCCGACGCCGTCAGCTTCGGCGACTTCCACATCCCCACCGTCGTCGGCTGGGCTCTGCTGGGCCGCCCGCTCGACGACGCCGGGATGCTCGACGTCCTCGCGCCCTACGTCCCGCAGCGGCAGCGGGCCGTGCGGTACGTCGAGGTCAGCGGCTTCCGGCGCCCCCGCTTCGGCCCCCGCTTCTCCCCGCGCGACTACCGCGCGATGTGA
- a CDS encoding site-2 protease family protein produces MRGVSSRVSPWFLVLVLVTVGGGALTALGSGVLLTTGVVLLVLGGWAVSLCLHEFGHAYVAYRNGDLSVRDKGYLTLDIRRYTDPVLSFGLPVVFLLLGGIPLPGGAVWIQHGAIRSRAARSLVSLAGPAINLVLGAALTVTVAAVSMPIGLAVGLSCLALIQVLAFVLNILPVPGLDGFGVLEPFLSFPARRFAARVRPWAPLALFVLLIGVPGVASAFFDLAYAAFSAVGGDGRLAALGYGELLFWR; encoded by the coding sequence ATGCGCGGAGTGTCGAGTCGGGTCAGCCCGTGGTTCCTGGTGCTGGTGTTGGTCACTGTGGGCGGCGGAGCGCTCACGGCGCTGGGCTCCGGAGTGCTCCTGACCACAGGCGTGGTGCTCCTCGTCCTGGGCGGCTGGGCGGTGTCGCTGTGCCTGCACGAGTTCGGCCACGCCTACGTCGCCTACCGCAACGGCGACCTCTCCGTCCGCGACAAGGGCTACCTCACCCTCGACATCCGCAGGTACACCGACCCCGTCCTCTCCTTCGGCCTGCCGGTGGTGTTCCTGCTGCTCGGGGGCATCCCGCTGCCCGGCGGCGCGGTCTGGATCCAGCACGGGGCGATCCGCTCCCGGGCCGCGCGGAGCCTCGTCTCGCTCGCCGGCCCGGCGATCAACCTCGTGCTCGGGGCGGCGCTGACGGTCACCGTCGCGGCCGTGTCGATGCCGATCGGGCTCGCCGTCGGACTGTCCTGCCTCGCGCTGATCCAGGTCCTCGCGTTCGTCCTGAACATCCTCCCGGTGCCCGGGCTCGACGGGTTCGGCGTCCTGGAGCCGTTCCTGTCCTTCCCCGCCCGCCGGTTCGCGGCCCGCGTCCGACCGTGGGCGCCGCTCGCCCTGTTCGTGCTGCTGATCGGGGTGCCGGGCGTCGCGTCGGCGTTCTTCGACCTGGCGTACGCGGCGTTCAGCGCCGTCGGCGGGGACGGGCGGCTGGCGGCGCTGGGCTACGGGGAGCTGTTGTTCTGGCGCTGA